The genomic stretch GATTGCTTGGGAATCTAGACTGGTTACCCAGGGAAGGAGCCAGGGCAGTAAATAAAgcatgggtttttaaaaatagatttatggGTATCTTTAAGATACTGTGCCACTTATTTGCTGTTTTAGTCTACTCTGTTACTGGAAACAAATAGGTGGTTATGAGGAAATAGCTGTACTCGGAGAGAAACCAGGGACCCTGCTCAGTGAAGCTTTCATGGAGACCTGTGTGCCACCACACAGGTTCTTAGATGGCTGGAGCCCCGGGCAGCAGCCTGACCCCACTGTTGTCTGACTGAACCCAGCCACGACTGTCTGAGCGGGGAGATGATTGTGCCGAAACACTAGGTCAGGGGGCACCACAGACCGAATGAAAAGAGATGTACTGCTGTCTAGATTCTCGACAGCTGGAATTGGTAAGATGTGCTGGGGCTGCGTCTGTGCAAAGTATGTCTCTTGTACTAATCAGAATTGTTACtcttttctttggagaagtggTTTGATTTTGTTATTCGTACTGTTTTTGGTTTCTTGGATGATCCACGCACCCCATTCAGAAGGCATCCCATCTCAGGTTAGAATGATAGAGGCTTTCCAGACCCAGAGATCCTCACAAACAAGATTCTGTGCCTTTGGTCTTCAAAATTTTAAGTCCTTGGTTTTCCAAGAGTCACAGCTTCCATCAGTAAGTATTTGAGTGACAGCACGTCCACAGATCAACTAGGTAGTATGTTTGAAAGGAGGGAAGTCTCTGCCTTCAAGTAATTGCAGTCTAGTTGGGAGAAGGAAGAACACACAATACGTGACTCCTGGTCACAGTAGTTAGCTCGCTGCGGTTTGCACCTGGGACCTTTCGGTGCATACCGCTGTGGCCGTACCTCGGGGCTTGTTACTCTGAAATAACGAATTCACACACCACACTCTGACCAAAACCCCACGTCCTTGCAGCTTGCAAGGAAAGATACCTTTACAACACCAGTTCTTTAACTTCATCAAAACCTCCAGTCTGAAACCTCTTTACTTCTTGCATCTGTATCAGTTCCAGTTGAGGTTCTGCAGCCCAGATTTCAGCCACTCTTCCAGTACCTTCAACTTGCTTAGTCACACTTCAGTTTCTGGCAGAATCAAAAGCCCAGGTAGGGTCAGCTGCCTGTTTCATTCATGGCTGAGCCAGGGCCACTGAATTGCTAGAGAAAACCAGTCAGCAGTGTCACTGTAGAAATTCATGGCATCCACTGTCAACACGGGCCACCAATCCTAATGTTTCCTTGTACTCTCTCCCATTCTCCACTGGTGGCCATTTCAGACATTGTCTGTGTTCCTCAAACCTGCAAACCGTTTAACACCCTGCTCCTCGGTGATTGACCTTAACTCTTGGGACACAAAGAGTGCAGCTCCCTTCACCTCCGGCCCTCAGACCTGTTAACttactcctttcttctcctcccccgtTAAAATGGAAGAGGTGTACCCATGCACAGTGAATCATTCTGCATAAATCACATATCCTGCTTTCTTAGCGACCAAAGATAGAGCCTGAAGGTACGGAGATTTATTAGGGGAATGCTGTTTTTGTGGTCAGtggattattaaaaaaagaatgaaaaatcagCGAGCGCTCTGAGCCTGGGGTATTAGGTAGGATAGTTGTGTCTTTGAAACTAAAAGGAAAGTTTAAGAGAGATGCGGTGGTGAAATTCATTTCTGCAGCTGTTGGTTTTTTTGGAAGGTAAGCCCTTTGAGTTTTAGGCTGTTGCTAGTAGTATCCTGACAAGTCATTTTGTTGTGGGCGATGACTTTGTTATGGGTAATACTTGGCGTCCACGTCCCTGTAGGCTTTGTCTGTTTGTCAGCCTCATGTGAATGTTGGGCAGCCACAGATTGAGGTGGGACCTTTCTCtcaaatagtatttattttttcctccccttttttaTGCCAGTATTTTTCAGCAAGAACTGGTGATGAGCCAGTATGGTAAAATTTCCACCACCTATTTCTGTGGGTTAAAAGGAACTATAGGGTACCAGTcattaaactagaaaaataatctcCCTCTCTAGGATCTCTGAGAGCTTggcattatttctgttttgtgcaaacggatcacttttatttcttcatctgttcttattaaacttttaaataattgctGCTGCTGCAGACAAGCAAGGCAGCCCAACAGGACTATTTATGTGGATATAAGAATGGTCTGCTTCCCCTTCGGAGCGTGAAGGATGGGGCAGGACATACAGCAAGAGGAAATTGGACAGATGgaggcaatttttattttttccaattttagcTTCATTTAGTTattgatgcgggatcggtgagccgaggagtcgaaagaaagatttcttagactctcaagatctggcagtagagctcttttatttagaaaatagtgtggaatagcatggggacaggacccatgggcagtcagagcttctgctgccgccgcttctgctgcccccgctggcatggggacagagcccatgggcaggcagagctgctgctgctgcccccgctggcatggggacaggacccatgggcaggcagagctggtgcgtggggacaggacccacgggcagtcagagctcctgctgctgctgccagttGAGGGtgagagctaaatttaaggcataggtatgtgagttatctctttacaagacaaagaatatgtaaaaaagttaaaatggtagataagaatcaaaccggattgagtaaatggcagaagtcaccgcttgaatttcatcctcggctaaagacaaaggaggatttgtggggggggagggtcagttacatgaggttgccagacagtaaccaacttaagttcttgcctctggcattgaccaagagcctctagagataagaccatccccccctcttcctggcacagagagggaggcatcttcacagatagaggtttcccttagaaatgtaaatgtttcccaacaaaggggcaaacaaattccactccttggagcctgaatctcatctgtagttttaaaactaaccagcctaaaaatcctcatcagttaTCATTCCATAAatgacattatttaatttttaagttgatAGAGGTAAAGCTGGTATATAAAAAGTTTATAGTAAATGTCAGTTCTCTTCTCCCAATGGCTAAACTTTTGAAACCTAATCCAAATCAAATAACGTTAGTACTTATGAATTGTGCCTTTTATTTTAGGAACCCTGATTGCCGTCCTTCAGTACCTTCGGCATGAAGTTATTagtaatacttttattttctggactTATACTTGGCTGTAGAGGTAACTCTTCCTATAGTTTGCCACCCAAGTTACTGCTGGTGTCCTTTGATGGCTTCAGAGCTGACTATCTACAGAACTATGAATTTCCGCATCTCCAGAATTTTATCAAAGAAGGTGTCTTGGTAGAGcgtgtgaaaaatgtttttatcacAAAAACATTTCCAAACCACTACAGTATTGTGACAGGCTTGTATGAAGAAAGCCATGGCATTGTGGCTAATTCCATGTATGATGTAATTACAAAGAGACATTTTTCTGACTTGAATGACAAGGATCCTTTTTGGTGGAACGAGGCAGTGCCTATCTGGGTGACAAATCAGCTCCAAGGAAACAGGTCCAGTGCTGCTGCCATGTGGCCTGGCACCGATGTGCCCATTCACAACACCACACCTTCCTACTTTATGAATTATAGCTCCTCAGTGTCATTTGAGGAGAGACTAAACAATATTACTGTGTGGCTGAGCAATTCGAACCCACCAGTCACCTTTGCAACACTCTATTGGGAAGAACCAGACGCAAGTGGCCACAGATATGGAcctgaagataaagaaaacatgcgCAGGGTGCTGAAAGGAATAGATGACCTCGTCGGTGACCTAGTCTACAAACTCAAGACGTTAGGATTGTGGGAAAATCTTAATGTGATCATTACAAGTGATCATGGGATGACCCAGTGTTCTCAGGACAGACTGATAAACTTGGATTCCTGCATCCGTCGTTCAGACTACACTGTGATAGATTGGACCCCAGTTGCTGCCGTACTTCCCAAAATAAGTAAGGAAACTTTTAGCTGAGGGATATTTGAATGGGGAATCGATTGAGGAGGGAGGGTTTTACAAAAGAACGAAGCTCTGGTTTTTAGTAGCTCAGGACCTTGTATGCTTACTCAGGGTTGGGTTTTCCCCCCTCATTTACAAGTTTTTAAGCAATTAGCTTGAAGTTTCAGTTCAGAGtgattattttcttgctttttgaaatatttcttaattattcacactaatggaaaaaggaaatttttatccttcaaaaaCATGTTGGATTTTTGTGTGAGATACACCTTCTGTCTCCTGATCCTAGAATTAGCAGTAATATGTAATTAGTTTCTATTTACTTAGTAAGCTAGACATGAAAATTGTCCACTTTGTGTAAAAGTCCACCAGggataatcaaaatgaaaaaagagatagGTGAATGCTTGAAGAGGTATGTCTGTCTGTGTATGTATCAGTCCCCACACTGTCACATAGTTATTgctctttttttaagaattaagtgatttaataaatattgttcagGCTTTACATCGTTATTCCAGATagagatattttttccttatcaGTCAACCGTGACTTTTCCCTTTGTTGTTTCATCTTTCTTCCAGATAGAACTGAGGTTTATAACACACTGAAAACCTGTCACCCTCACCTGAATGTTTATCTCAAAGAAGAGATTCCTGCGAGATTTCATTACCAAC from Equus przewalskii isolate Varuska chromosome 19, EquPr2, whole genome shotgun sequence encodes the following:
- the ENPP4 gene encoding bis(5'-adenosyl)-triphosphatase ENPP4 isoform X2, encoding MKLLVILLFSGLILGCRGNSSYSLPPKLLLVSFDGFRADYLQNYEFPHLQNFIKEGVLVERVKNVFITKTFPNHYSIVTGLYEESHGIVANSMYDVITKRHFSDLNDKDPFWWNEAVPIWVTNQLQGNRSSAAAMWPGTDVPIHNTTPSYFMNYSSSVSFEERLNNITVWLSNSNPPVTFATLYWEEPDASGHRYGPEDKENMRRVLKGIDDLVGDLVYKLKTLGLWENLNVIITSDHGMTQCSQDRLINLDSCIRRSDYTVIDWTPVAAVLPKINRTEVYNTLKTCHPHLNVYLKEEIPARFHYQHNDRIPPLILVADEGWTIGRNKSSSKCDHGYDNSLPSMHPFLAAHGPAFHKGYKHSTINIVDIYPMMCHILGLKPHPNNGTFGHTKCLLVDQWCINLPEAIGIVIGALLVLTMLTGLIIIMQKRYSVPHPFSRLQLQEDDDDPLIG
- the ENPP4 gene encoding bis(5'-adenosyl)-triphosphatase ENPP4 isoform X1, translated to MKLLVILLFSGLILGCRGNSSYSLPPKLLLVSFDGFRADYLQNYEFPHLQNFIKEGVLVERVKNVFITKTFPNHYSIVTGLYEESHGIVANSMYDVITKRHFSDLNDKDPFWWNEAVPIWVTNQLQGNRSSAAAMWPGTDVPIHNTTPSYFMNYSSSVSFEERLNNITVWLSNSNPPVTFATLYWEEPDASGHRYGPEDKENMRRVLKGIDDLVGDLVYKLKTLGLWENLNVIITSDHGMTQCSQDRLINLDSCIRRSDYTVIDWTPVAAVLPKINRTEVYNTLKTCHPHLNVYLKEEIPARFHYQHNDRIPPLILVADEGWTIGRNKSSSKLGDHGYDNSLPSMHPFLAAHGPAFHKGYKHSTINIVDIYPMMCHILGLKPHPNNGTFGHTKCLLVDQWCINLPEAIGIVIGALLVLTMLTGLIIIMQKRYSVPHPFSRLQLQEDDDDPLIG